The genomic interval aaccgtgacctctaaaccgaggtacgtaccgaaccgaaatttttgtgtaccgttacacccctaatctgGAGTGATAATGTTATGTATGATTAGCGAAAGATTGATTGCAAGCCCCAGGTTGAGACCGAATGGCAAAAGTAGCAACATTCCGATTGTAACATTCCTATATCAGGTATGTTTCTCATAGAGTTGGTCAATTAACAAATCAATTCTTGTGTCTCCACATAAGTTACGGCATCGGACTCATCCCCACCAAACAGAGTCTATCCCTCACAGAGAAAGTCACCGCCTCCTCGTTCTGCAGGTACACCACTTGTCTGTGAAGCTGACACGCTACGAACATACTCTTCTATTTTGTCCAATGACTGCTGTCACCACCACAGGAGGAGGCTGCCCACCATCATGCTGAAGCTTCGTATGGCTCAGAACCTAAAAACCGCCATCACCTTCATCGAGCAGGGGCGTATCCTTTCCGCTTGCATGTTTCTACAGTGTTTGTGTTTGAGGCTGGGACATGTTTCTGTGGTCCTTGACTTGCTTTCAGATGTACGTGTGGGCCCTGAGATTGTCACAGACCCCGCGTTTCTCGTCACAAAGTCAGTGTTTGCAAGTTAACCATCACCGGAATACTTCTAAAACACACTGCTGTAGGCAATATAATGTAGGAAATTGTCTTTTTCATTACCTTTACAGAAATATGGAAGATTTTGTTACTTGGGTGGACTCGTCCAAGATCAAACAGCATGTCATGAATTATAATGACGAGGTCAGCATTATGTTGTTCTTGGAAATGGCAGGATCATGCAAGTCTATCGTATGGAATGTGAATGACCATTGCTTCTCTTTCCAGAGAGACGACTTTGACATGTTGGCGTGAATCTTTTTGCCATGTTCCTCACTGGCAAGGTTTGAACTTGACCTCAGAGAGGAGCTGCTACAGCTGAAATTATTTGGTACCCACAAACTTGGAAA from Entelurus aequoreus isolate RoL-2023_Sb linkage group LG14, RoL_Eaeq_v1.1, whole genome shotgun sequence carries:
- the imp3 gene encoding U3 small nucleolar ribonucleoprotein protein IMP3; the encoded protein is MVRKLKYHEQKLLKKVDFINWEVDNNIHEVKVLRKYHIEKREDYTKYNKLSRNIRDLAQKIRDLDEKDGFRAQSTHQLLEKLYGIGLIPTKQSLSLTEKVTASSFCRRRLPTIMLKLRMAQNLKTAITFIEQGHVRVGPEIVTDPAFLVTKNMEDFVTWVDSSKIKQHVMNYNDERDDFDMLA